In Streptomyces ambofaciens ATCC 23877, a single genomic region encodes these proteins:
- a CDS encoding DUF475 domain-containing protein, which translates to MVLKTFGWSFAVTALGLVAAVFYGGWAAFGVVAILSVLEISLSFDNAVVNAGILKKMNAFWQKIFLTIGILIAVFGMRLVFPVVIVAISASLGPIEAVDLALTDKDRYQELVTDAHPSIAAFGGMFLLMIFLDFIFEDREIKWLAPLERALAKLGKVDMLSVCIALIVLLVSAITFGAHAHQHGGTHADKAETVLLSGIAGLITYLVVGGLSGFFEDKLEEEEEREHEAEEQAERAGKPKSAVKLAGKAAFFMFLYLEVLDASFSFDGVIGAFAITNDIVLMALGLGIGAMYVRSLTVYLVREGTLDDYVYLEHGAHYAIGALAAVLLVTIQYEINEFITGMIGVVLIGASFWSSVRRNKRLAAAGGDGGKEKAEVSSGV; encoded by the coding sequence GTGGTTCTGAAAACCTTCGGGTGGTCGTTCGCGGTCACCGCGCTCGGCCTGGTGGCCGCGGTCTTCTACGGGGGGTGGGCCGCCTTCGGCGTCGTGGCGATCCTGTCCGTCCTGGAGATCTCGCTGTCCTTCGACAACGCGGTGGTCAACGCCGGGATCCTGAAGAAGATGAATGCCTTCTGGCAGAAGATCTTCCTCACCATCGGCATTCTGATCGCCGTCTTCGGTATGCGCCTGGTCTTCCCGGTCGTGATCGTCGCGATCAGCGCGTCGCTCGGGCCGATCGAGGCCGTCGACCTCGCGCTCACCGACAAGGACCGCTACCAGGAGCTGGTGACGGACGCCCATCCGTCGATCGCCGCCTTCGGTGGCATGTTCCTCCTGATGATCTTCCTCGACTTCATCTTCGAGGACCGGGAGATCAAGTGGCTCGCTCCGCTGGAGCGCGCGCTGGCCAAGCTCGGCAAGGTCGACATGCTGTCGGTCTGCATCGCCCTGATCGTGCTGCTGGTCTCCGCCATCACCTTCGGCGCACACGCCCACCAGCACGGCGGCACGCACGCCGACAAGGCCGAGACGGTCCTGCTCTCCGGTATCGCCGGTCTGATCACCTATCTGGTCGTCGGCGGCCTCTCCGGGTTCTTCGAGGACAAGCTCGAGGAGGAAGAGGAGCGCGAGCACGAGGCCGAGGAGCAGGCCGAGCGCGCCGGCAAGCCCAAGTCGGCCGTCAAGCTGGCCGGCAAGGCGGCGTTCTTCATGTTCCTCTACCTGGAGGTCCTGGACGCGTCGTTCTCCTTCGACGGCGTCATCGGCGCCTTCGCCATCACCAACGACATCGTCCTGATGGCCCTCGGCCTCGGCATCGGCGCCATGTACGTCCGGTCCCTGACGGTCTACCTGGTCCGCGAGGGCACCCTCGACGACTACGTCTACCTGGAGCACGGCGCCCACTACGCCATCGGCGCCCTCGCCGCCGTCCTCCTGGTGACCATCCAGTACGAGATCAACGAGTTCATCACCGGCATGATCGGCGTCGTCCTGATCGGCGCCTCCTTCTGGTCCTCGGTCCGCCGCAACAAGCGGCTCGCCGCGGCCGGGGGCGACGGCGGCAAGGAGAAGGCGGAGGTCTCCTCCGGGGTGTGA
- a CDS encoding TerD family protein, protein MGVTLAKGGNVSLSKAAPNLTQVLVGLGWDARSTTGAPFDLDASALVCSSGRVLGDEWFVFYNQLKSPDGSVEHTGDNLTGEGDGDDESVLVDLSAVPAHCDKIVFPVSIHMADERGQTFGQVSNAFIRVVNQADGQELARYDLSEDASTETAMIFGELYRYQGEWKFRAVGQGYASGLRGIALDFGVNVS, encoded by the coding sequence ATGGGCGTCACGCTTGCCAAGGGAGGCAACGTCTCCCTGTCCAAGGCCGCACCGAACCTCACACAGGTACTGGTCGGGCTGGGCTGGGACGCGCGTTCCACGACCGGAGCACCCTTCGACCTGGACGCCAGCGCACTGGTGTGCAGCAGCGGCCGGGTGCTCGGCGACGAGTGGTTCGTCTTCTACAACCAGCTCAAGAGCCCGGACGGATCGGTCGAGCACACCGGCGACAACCTCACCGGTGAGGGTGACGGTGACGACGAGTCGGTGCTGGTCGACCTCTCGGCGGTGCCGGCCCACTGCGACAAGATCGTCTTTCCGGTCTCGATCCACATGGCCGACGAGCGGGGCCAGACCTTCGGCCAGGTCAGCAACGCCTTCATCCGGGTCGTCAACCAGGCCGACGGCCAGGAGCTCGCCCGGTACGACCTCAGCGAGGACGCTTCCACGGAGACCGCGATGATCTTCGGTGAGCTCTACCGTTACCAGGGTGAATGGAAGTTCCGCGCGGTGGGGCAGGGGTACGCGTCGGGGCTCCGGGGCATCGCTCTAGACTTCGGAGTCAACGTTTCGTAA